In one window of Hymenobacter nivis DNA:
- a CDS encoding type II toxin-antitoxin system HicB family antitoxin has product MELTIIIQHGEDGWITGQLEQIPAVITQGRTMEELKFMLLDALALYLEVQQEQTAKTYQGQDFSRETFGQLNAA; this is encoded by the coding sequence ATGGAACTCACCATCATCATTCAGCACGGCGAAGACGGCTGGATTACCGGGCAGCTGGAACAAATTCCGGCGGTAATTACCCAAGGCCGCACGATGGAAGAATTAAAATTTATGCTTCTTGATGCGCTGGCGCTCTACCTGGAAGTTCAACAAGAACAAACCGCTAAAACTTATCAAGGCCAGGATTTCAGCCGGGAAACCTTCGGCCAGTTGAACGCGGCCTGA
- a CDS encoding type II toxin-antitoxin system HicA family toxin, translating into MAAHNCALLREGANHSIYINRSNDQQTAVPRHREIGDNTCRAICKQLGIPFIR; encoded by the coding sequence TTGGCTGCACACAATTGCGCGTTGCTGCGCGAAGGTGCAAACCATTCCATTTACATCAACCGCAGCAACGACCAGCAAACGGCCGTGCCCCGCCACCGAGAAATCGGCGACAATACCTGCCGGGCCATTTGCAAACAGTTGGGCATTCCATTCATCCGCTAG